CTTGCTCAATTTTTTGGTTGAATTGATAACTTTTTCCATTAAATTCTTTTACAAAGCTAGTTTTAGAGAACTCATCTTTTTTTAAATTACCAAAACCATTTAGTAAACACTCATTTATCAAAGCTTTATATTCAGGCTCTTGAGATAAACTTTGCTCTATTGTAGCATTAATTTTTTCTTCTTTACTAACATCTTCAATTTTAGCATTTTGAGATTCACTTACCTTTTCTCTACTAGGCGCTTCAGCTAAAACTTCGTTAGTTTGCACTTCATTATTTACTTCAACATTTTCTACAGTTATATCTTGAGTAGATTCCTGTCCTGTAAAGTAACCAAAAATTTTACCAAGCATAATTTATACCCCTTATTTAATAAGTTGATTTCTATTCGAAGATATTAACAAAAATGGATTACAACCCTCTGAATATTAATAAAATTTTATTTAAATCTAGAGTTAAAATCAATAGCTTTAAACTTAATTTTCAGTAAACTTTTAAATTTGTTAGTAGATGTTTTATAATCAGTGGAGGAATAAGTTATGAAAACAGTTACATTCAAATGTCTTGAAAATATTAGATCTATTTTTGACAATCATAAAGCTGATGAAATTGAAACACTTTTGATAGATCAAATAGGTAGATATGCAGAAAAAGATTGGATTAATGAAAGCGCTCATTCCCCAGATGCTGTAAAGGCGTACGATAATTTTTCACCAATGGTTTGGCAAGAATTTAAAAATTTAAAGCATCTGTCTATTTCAATTGAATTTAGCTGTCTTAGCATATTATCCTATTTACCAAAACTTGAGACATTAAATATAAAAATAATATTCCACACCTCTTTTCTTTCTAAATTTAAAAAAATAATTTTACCAAATTTGAAACATTTAAATATAGACTTTGTTTCAAATGACACACCTATTAACATAATTACTATATTAGAGGATATTATGCCTCCCGTTGAAATTACTAAAAATTTAACATCTTTTAGTCTTAAAAGTACTAGAAATTATAATATTGAACCAATTTTAATTCGTGATTTAAAGTTTTTAAAAAATGCTGTTAATCTTCGCACATTGAGCTTAACTGAATGTAATCTTAAAAACTGGAAAATATTAAGCGTATGTAAGAATTTAATTTCTCTAGATTTGCGTGATGTTAGAGCCGCTGAAGGAGAAACAGCACTTCCACTTTTACCTAAATTAGAAAATTTATCATTAACTAATATTATTCAGGCTCAACAAATTATTAGTAATACTCCTCCTCTACTAAGCGTAACTTCACTAAAAATTTTTAATGCTTACCTTGGCAAAACTATTAATTTAAACTCTATTAATTCTATATTTCCTAATTTAAAAATATTTTCCTGTTCTGCTTATAATATTAAAAGTTTTAGTTCCCTTCCTTTAATGGCAAAATTAGAATCTGTAGATGTTATAGGTGCTACGTATACTAATGACCCAGGAAATTCAATTTTTATTGACCTTAAAGATCTTGTAAAGCAGCCTAAACTAAGTAGCATTAATTTTAATATTTATGGATTTAAAGATTGGATTGGATGGGGGAATTACATGTCTACTTTATTTACACTTGCAAATTTAAACTTAACAAAGAATATAAGTATAACTTCAAATGATAAGACTTTTGATAAGCATTTAGAAAGATTAATTAATTCACGTAAAACAGTAGGGTTTTATAATGCAGTGTCTTATGGTATCAGTAAGGGTATTGATGTAACGAAAAATAAAGCTATTGATGGATTTAGAAGCGGTGTAGATAAAAGTAAGAAAATTATTAGGTCATGTACTATACAATAATTAATGTAAAAATAAAAAAGGGCTCTAAATTTAGAGCCCTTTTTTATTACTTTTTACCAATTATTAACTAGCTAGCTTCAGCTTTTGATTCAGCTTCAGCTTCTTGAGCCTGCTCTTGTTGTTTTTTAAGAATGTCTCTATCTCTTTGGCTTGCAACACGTTTAACCTTATTAACATAGAAACCTGTACCTGCAGGAATTAGTCTACCTACAATTACGTTTTCTTTTAAGCCGATTAATCTATCAACTTTACCTTTTACAGCCGCTTCAGTTAATACACGAGTTGTATCTTGGAAGGAAGCCGCAGAAATAAATGATCTAGTTTGTAGCGAAGCTTTTGTAATACCTTGAAGTACTGGAATAGCACGTGCAGGTTTATAACCTTCTGACACAGCTTTTTCATTCACTTCATCAAATTCTTCTCTATCAACTTGTTCACCAGCAAGGAATGTAGTTTGACCTGCATCCATAATTTCTACTTTTTGTAACATTTGACGTAAAATCACTTCAATATGCTTATCATCGATTTTTACACCTTGTAAGCGATAAACTTGTTGAATTTCATTTACCATATATCTTGTTAATGCTTCTACACCCATTACACGTAAGATATCATGTGGAACTGGATTACCATCCATAAGAAGGTCACCTTTTCTAACATAATCACCTTCGTTTACTGTAACGTGCTTACCTTTTGGAATTAAATATTCAATTGGTTCGCTTCCTTGATCTGCTGGCTTAATGACAATTCTACGTTTGCTTTTGTAATCTTTACCGAATTCAACAACACCTTCAATATCACTAATAATAGCATGATCTTTTGGTTTACGAGCTTCAAATAATTCTACGACTCTTGGAAGACCACCAGTAATATCACGAGTTTTAGTAGATTCACGTGGAATACGAGCAATTACGTCACCTGCATGAACTTTATCATTATCAGCAATACTTAAGATCGCATTAATTGGTAAGAAATATCTTGCTTCTAAACCATTAGCTAAACTAATAATATTTCCATTTTCATCAAATATACTAATTCTTGGTCTTAATTCAGCACCACGACTTTGCTGTTTCCAATCGATAATTACTTTACTTGAAATACCTGTTGATTCATCCATTACTTCACGCATTGAGACACCTTCTACAAGGTCAGTATAACGAGCGACACCTGTTTTCTCAGTAATAATTGGAATAGTATATGGATCCCATTCGGCTAGACGAGTACCTTTCTTAACTTTAGTTCCTTCATCATGATAAAGTTTTGAACCATAAGGAACTTTATGACGTGCTCTTTCGTTACCATTATCATCAATAATTAATAATTCACAGTTACGACTCATTACAACCGAACGGCCTTGGCTATCAATTACTATATTTCTATTTACTAATTTAATGACGCCATCAAGGGAGGCTTCAACACTTGAGCTTTCAATACTCTTTGTCGCAGCACCACCAATATGGAATGTACGCATTGTAAGCTGAGTACCTGGTTCACCAATTGATTGCGCAGCAATTACTCCGATAGCTTCACCGACACTTACAATCGAGCCAGTAGCAAGATCACGACCATAACATTTAGCACATACACCTGTTTTGGTTTCACAAGTAATTACTGAACGTATCATTACTGCATCAATACCAGCAGCTTCAATTTTATCTACTGTTCTTTCTTCAACTAAATCACCGGCTTTAACTATTAGGTCACCTGACACTGTATGACGAACATCGCGTGCTGAAGTTCTTCCTAAAATGGCTTCTGCAAGTGGAATTACAATTTCACCACCATCAATTACAGGACGAGCTTCAAGGCCAGATGTTGTTTCACAATCAAATTCAGTAACAATACAATCTTGAGAAACGTCAACAAGCCTACGAGTTAAGTAACCAGAGTTAGCGGTTTTAAGCGCGGTATCTGCAAGACCTTTACGTGCACCATGCGAAGAGTTAAAGTATTCAAGTACCGTTAGACCTTCTTTAAAGTTAGAAATAATTGGAGTTTCAATAATTTCACCAGATGGTTTAGCCATAAGACCACGCATACCTGCTAACTGTTTAATCTGAGCTGCAGAACCACGCGCACCAGAGTGAGCCATCATCCAAATGGAGTTAACTTTTTGTTGGTTATTTTTCTCTGTATTTGTAACATCACCAGCTGAAATTTCTTTCATCATATCGTCCGCGACTTTATCAGTACAACGTGACCATGCATCAATCACCTTGTTGAATTTCTCACCACTTGTAATTAAACCGTCTGAATATTGTCTTTCAAACTCTCTAATTTCCTCAATAGTATCATTGATATGTGTTTGTTTTGTATTTGGTACAAACATATCATCTTTACCAATCGAAATACCTGATTTACAAGCATTAGTAAAACCTAATTCCATAAGTCTATCACAGAATATCACTGTATTCTTCTGACCACATTCACGATATACTGTATCAATAAGATTTGAAATTTCTTTTTTAGTTAATAACTTATTTACTGATTCAAATGGAACATAATGTTCTTTCGGTAAAAGATCAGCAATCATCATTCTTCCAGCTGTAGTTTCTACTAAAGTAGTTTTAAAGCTACCATCATGAATTTTTGCAGTCCGTTTACATTTAATTTTTGTATGTAATGTAATAACCTTATTATGTAAAGCGTGTTGTATTTCGCCCATAGTTGCAAATGCCATGCCTTCGCCAACCTCATTTTCAAGCTCTAAGGTTAAATAGTATAATCCTAATACGATATCTTGAGATGGTACTATAATAGGTTTACCATTTGAAGGAGCTAAAATATTATTTGTCGACATCATAAGTACGCGTGATTCAAGTTGCGCTTCAAGTGAAAGCGGAACGTGAACAGCCATTTGGTCTCCGTCGAAGTCTGCGTTAAATGCCGCACACACTAATGGATGCAATTGAATAGCCTTACCCTCAATTAAAACAGGCTCAAACGCTTGAATACCTAAACGGTGAAGTGTAGGAGCACGGTTTAATAATACTGGATGTTCTCTAATTACTTCTTCTAAAATATCCCATACTTCCGGTCTTTCGCTTTCAACCATTCTCTTAGCGGTTTTAATAGTATTAGAAATACCATACATTTCTAATTTTGAATAAATGAATGGTTTAAATAATTCTAAAGCCATTTTCTTTGGTAAACCACATTGATGTAGCTTAAGTGTTGGACCTACTACAATTACTGAACGACCAGAATAGTCTACACGCTTACCTAAGAGATTTTGACGGAATCTACCTTGTTTACCCTTAAGCATATCACTAAGTGATTTAAACGGACGCTTATTAGCATTTTTAACAACTCTTCCTCTTCTACCATTGTCAAATAAAGCATCTACCGCTTCTTGTAACATTCTCTTTTCATTACGCACGATTATATCAGGAGCGCGTAATTCAAGAAGTCTTTTTAAACGGTTATTACGATTAATAACACGACGGTAAAGTTCATTTAAATCAGAAGTAGCGAATCTACCTCCATCTAACATTACAAGAGGACGTAGTTCTGGTGGCATTACAGGAACCACATCAAGAATCATCCATTCAGGTTTATTATCTGATTCAAGAAAATCTTCAATTAATTTTAGTCTTTTTACTAATTTTTTCTTTTTAATTTCAGATGTTGTTTCTGTTAAATCCGCTCTTAATTCCTCACGAATTTTTTTTAGATCAAAGTCTTGAAGCATTTTTTTCACAGCTTCTGCTCCAATCATTGCAGTAAACGCATCTTCACCAAAATCATCCTGAGCTCTCATATATTGATCTTCAGTTAAAAGTTCAGCATATGAAAATGGAGATAATCCTGGTTCAACAATTACATATGATTCAAAATAGAGAATCTTTTCAAGATCCTTTAGACTCATATCAAGTAATGTACTAATCCTAGACGGTAAGGATTTTAAAAACCATATATGGGCAACTGGTGTGGCAAGTTCTATATGCCCCATTCTTTCACGTCTAACTTTAGATGTTGTAACTTCAACACCACATTTTTCACATATAAGCCCGCGATATTTCATGCGCTTATATTTACCGCATAAACATTCATAATCTTTTACTGGACCAAAAATCCTGGCACAGAAAAGACCATCTCTTTCGGGTTTAAAGGTACGATAGTTAATTGTTTCAGGCTTTTTGACTTCACCAAATGACCAAGACCTAATAACCTCAGGGCTTGCTAAACTAATTTTAATAAAGTCAAAGTGCTGTACTCCGGTTTGACCAAAAACGCTAAATGCACTATTCATTTAAAACTCCACACCTTTTATTTTATTCTTGAAACTCTTCGTTATCCATATCAATGTTCAAGCATAATGAACGCAATTCTTTTACCATTACATGGAATGATTCTGGAATACCACATTCGAAGTTTTGATCGCCTCGAATAATAGATTCATATATTTTAATCCTACCTGTAACGTCATCTGATTTTACAGTAAGCATTTCTTGTAATGTATAAGATGCACCATATGCTTGTAATGCCCAACATTCCATTTCCCCAAATCTTTGACCACCAAAATGTGATTTACCACCTAATGGTTGCTGTGTAACAAGACTGTAAGGTCCAATAGAACGAGCGTGAATTTTATCATCAACTAAGTGATGTAATTTCAACATATATATATAACCTACTGTTACTTTACGTTCGAAAGCTTCACCTGTTCTACCATCGAATAGCGTAACTTGGCCTGAACTATCTAAGCCTGCAAATTCAAGCATTTTGTTAATATCTTTTTCTTTTGCACCGTCAAATACTGGAGTAGAAAAATACGCCCCTCTTTTTAATTTTTTAGCATATTCAATTACATCTGCATCAGATAGTTTTTCAACAGCTCTTGCACTTTTTTGACCTTCGTACATATCTGAAAGCTTAGAACGCAGCTCAGTTACATTTTCTTCTTTAGATTCAATTTTTCTGAGCATTTCACCTATTTGCTTACCTATACCAGCAGAAGCCCAGCCTAAGTGAGTTTCAAGAATTTGTCCTATATTCATCCTTGAAGGTACACCAAGTGGATTTAACACCATATCAACAGGGGTTCCATCTTCCATAAATGGCATATCTTCAGCAGGTAAAATCCTTGAAATAACACCTTTATTTCCATGGCGTCCAGCCATTTTATCACCAGGCTGTAATTTATGCTTTGTTGCAAGATATACTTTAACAACTTTTAAAGCACCCTGTGGTAAATCATCACCAGATTGTACTTTCTCAACTTTAGCATTGAAGCGTTTATTTAATTGTTCAACCATGTAGTTAAATTGCTGTTTCATGGTTTCAATTTCGTTAGTAACCTTTTCATCAGCTACTACAAATTGCCAATATTGACCTCTACTATAATTAGAAAGAACCTCTTTATTAATTTTAGAACCAGGTTTTGCGCCTTTTGGCCCTGCAATTATTTCTTGATTCATTAAAACTTGAGCTAATCTACCATAATAGTAATTTTCTAAAATAACCTGTTCATCATCACGGTCTTTAGCTAGTCTTTCAATTTCTTGTCTTTCAATTGCTAACGCTCTTTCATCTTTTTCAACACCACGGCGTGACAATATTCTAACTGATACGATTGTACCTGTTACTCCAGGTGGTACATGTAATGAAGAATCTCTTACATCAGCAGCTTTTTCACCAAATATAGCACGTAGTAATTTTTCTTCTGGTGTCATTGGCGATTCGCTTTTTGGCGTAACTTTACCAACTAAAATATCACCAGGTTTTACTTCAGCACCCACATGTACTATACCTGTTTCATCTAAATGTCTTAAACTTTCTTCACTTACATTGGGTATATCACGTGTAATTTCTTCAGGGCCTAATCTTGTGTCACGTGCAACTACTTCAAATTCTTCTATATGAATTGAGGTAAATACATCATCTTTTACTATTCTTTCTGAAATAAGAATTGAATCTTCAAAGTTATAACCATTCCAAGGCATGAATGCTACAAGTACGTTACTTCCAAGTGCTAATTCACCATTATTTGTACTTGGACCATCTGCAATAACTTGTCCCTTCTGAACGTATTCGCCTACTTTAACTAACGGCTTTTGAGTAATACATGTATTAAAGTTTGAGCGTTGATATTTAAGTAAATTATAGATATCTACGCCTGGTGATTCTTGATCATCACTACTATCAGCTCTTATTACTATCCTTGTACTATCTACCTGATCGATAAAACCACTTCTTCTTGCAATTACTGTTACTCCAGAGTCTTGTGCTACTAACCCTTCTATACCAGTACCTACAAAAGGCGCATCAGTGTAAACGAGTGGTACAGCTTGACGTTGCATGTTTGATCCCATAAGAGCACGGTTCGCGTCATCGTTCTCTAAGAATGGAATTAACGAAGCTGCAACAGATACTAATTGCATTGGTGTTACGTCAATAAAATCAATCTTATCAGGCGACGCCATAATAAAATCACCATTTTTACGACATGATACTAAATGTTCTAAGAATTTACCATTTTCATCAATAATTGCATTTGCCTGAGCAATAGTATATTTACCTTCTTCAATTGCAGATAGATAAATAACTTCATCGGTTACCATTTGATCGGTAACTTTACGATATGGACTTTCAATAAAACCATGCTTATTAATACTTGCAAAAGTTGCAAGAGAGTTAATAAGACCAATATTTTGACCTTCCGGAGTTTCAATTGGGCAAATACGACCATAATGTGTTGGATGTACGTCACGTACTTCGAAACTTGCTCTATCTCTTGTAAGACCACCAGGCCCTAAAGCTGACAATCTTCTCTTATGAGTAATTTCTGAGAGTGGATTAGTTTGATCCATAAATTGGGATAATTGCGATGTTCCAAAGAATTCACGAACAACACTTCCAAGTAATTTAGAGTTAATAAGATCATGAGGCATAACTGTGTCTATATCTACACTTGTCATTCTCTCTAAAATTGTTCTTTGCATTCTTACTAAACCAATACGGAATTGGTTTTCTACAAGTTCCCCTACTGATCTTACCCTACGATTACCTAAGTGATCGATATCATCGATTACACCTAAACCATCACGTATTTTAATAAGAGTTCTAATGATATTAATAATATCATCTTTTGTTAAAACTCTTAAATTTTCATCAGCGTTTAATTCAACCCTTGCATTAATTTTTACACGGCCTACTACTGAAAGATCATATCTATCTTGATTAAAAAATAGGTTTTCAAATACTGATTGAGCAGCTTCAAATGTTGCTGGCTCACCTGGACGCAATACACGGAAAATATCTAGTAAAGCGTCTTCGATAGTTAAATTTTTATCAGCGAATAATGTATTTCTAATATAAGGTCCTACAGTAACATGGTCTATACCAAGTAATGAAACATCTTTAATGCTTAGATTATTTATTGCTTCAATTGCACTTTCTGTTAACTCGTAACCCGCTTCAAACAATACTTCACCGGTACTTTTATCTATAATATCTTCAGCTAAAAAACCACCTATTAAATCTTCATCATCAATAAGGTAATTTTCCAAACCTTCTTCAATTAATTTTTTGCCTAAACGTGGGGTAATTTTAGTACCAGCTTCTACTACTACTTTACCACTGTTCGCATCAACAATAGGTTTTGTAAGTTTTGTGCCTCTAAACTTTTCAATATTAAATTTAGCAGACCATTGTTTATTTTTTCTTGTATATTTTTGTGTAGTATAAAATAAATCATATATTTCTTTAGTTGAATACCCTAATGCTCTGAGTAAACTTGAAACGTATAATTTTCTTTTTCTATCAATTCTAAAGTAAATTAAATCTTTAGCATCATATTCAAAGTCTAACCATGAACCTCTATACGGTATAACTCTTGCAGAATATAGGTATTTACCTGAAACGTGTGTTTTACCACCATCATGATCAAAGAAAACACCAGGAGAACGGTGCATTTGTGATACAATAACTCTTTCTGTACCATTAATAATAAAGGTACCATTTTCAGTCATAAGAGGTATATCACCCATATATACTTCTTGTTCTTTAATACCTTTTACTTCTTTAGAACCTGTATCTTCATCAACTTCCCATACTATAAGTCTAAATGTAACCTTAAGAGGCGCAGCAAAATTTACTCCCCTTTGACGGCTTTCATCAACATCATATTTTGGTTGATCTAAATAATATGATACAAACTCTAATGTTGCTGTTCCTGAAGGTTCACTAATAGGAAATATAGAATTAAGTACTTCTTGTAACCCTATATTTTCTCTTTTATCTCCAGAAATATCATCTTGCAAAAATTTCTTATATGAATCTTTTTGTACTTTTATAAGATTTGGAATTTTTGCAACTGGTTCTATTTTACTAAAGGACTTGCGGATTATGTTATTTGATGCACTCACATTCTGCATGTATGTCTCCGAAGATATATTCTTAAATCAAAATTGTTAACTTATATATATAATGAGATTAAGGGCGTTAAGATTAACGCCCTTAAATCTATTTTTGTATTGTACAAAAGTTATTTAACTTCAACTTTTGCACCAGCAGCTTCAAGCTGTTGTTTAATTTTTTGAGCTTCATCTTTAGAGCAGCTATCTTTTACTACTTTTGGAGCTCCTTCAACTAAGTCTTTAGCTTCCTTAAGACCAAGGCTTGGCATAATAGTACGGATTTCTTTAATCACGTTAATTTTATTAGCGCCACCATCAGTAAGTGTAACTGTAAATTCAGTTTTTTCTTGAGCAGCTTCAGCACCAGCACCACCTGCAGCTGGCATTGCAGCCATTGCAACAGGAGCAGCAGCTGATACGCCCCACTTCTCTTCTAACATTTTTGATAATTCAGCAGCTTCCATAACGGTAAGAGCTGAAAGTTGATCTACTATTTTTTCTAAATTTGCTGACATTGTTTCCTCAACCTAATTAATTAACAACAATACGTAACATGAATGCAATGTTTTTGCAACATTAATCATTCTTGGATGCATACGTTTTAAGAACTCTAGCAACCTTGCTAGGAACCTCATTAATAGCACCCGCAACGCGTGATGCAGGAGTTTGTATAATTCCCAAAATTTTTGCTCTAAGCTCATCAAGTGATGGTAAGGTAGCTATAACCTTAACTGATGCTTCATCGACTAATTTGCCATTAAGCACCCCACCCACAATTTTCAAACTCTCTTTATCTTTTGCAAAATTTACAATTTCTTTTACAAAAGCAGGTTCATTAGAATAAGCTATTGCGGTTGGTCCCTTAAGAACAGGGTCCATACACTCAAAAGAGGTTTCTTTTATTGCAAGCTTTGTAAGCCTGTTTTTTATCACTTTCATCTTACCTTGTGAAGATCCAACCCTTTTTCTTAATTCGGTTAAATCAGCTACAGTAAGACCATGATAATAAAAAGCGACTGCCATAGTGTTTTTCTTAAACTCTTCATTAACACTTGCAACTAAATTTATTTTTTCATTTTTACGCACTTTTTAATCTCCAAAGTAACGAATTTTAAAATTAAAATCCTTTTTAGTCTAAAACTGAACTAATTTCAAGTTTTAATGAAGGTCCCATTGTGGTCGCTACATAAACTGATTTTAAGTAAGTTCCTTTAGCTCCACTTGGCTTAGCCTTAATTACAGCATCAACGAAAGCTTTAACATTTTCCATAATTTGCTGTTTTTTAAAGCTAATTTTACCAACACCTGCATGGACTATACCGGCCTTTTCAGCTCTAAACTCAACTTGACCTTCTTTAACATTTTTAACTGCATTTGCAACATCCATTGTCACAGTTCCAGTTTTTGGGTTTGGCATTAACCCTCTTGGACCTAGTACTTTTGCTGCTTTTCCTAGAACACCCATCATATCGGGAGTAGCAATACAACGATCAAAGTTAACTGTACCATTAACCACTTGCTCTACTAAATCTTCCGCTCCAACAATTTCTGCTCCAGCTGCTTTTGCTTCTTCAGCTTTTGCACCTTTTGCAAATACTGCTACTACTATTTTCTTCCCAGTACCGTGTGGAAGTTGAGCTACACCCCGTACATTTTGATCAGAATGTCTAGTATCAACGCCTAAATTAACACTAACTTCAACTGTTTGGTCAAACTTAGCTTTTGGCATTTCCATCATAATATTAACAGCTTCATCTAATTTATAAAGTTTAGCTGATTCAACCATCGCAAGTCTTGCAGCATAATTTTTAGGAAGCTTTTTTGGCTTTATAACATTTGTTTTTGACATATTTTAACCTCAAATTTATTCCTCGACCACCTCTATACCAGCTGATCTTGCAGTTCCCATGATAATTTTCATAGCTGCATCTATATCATTAGCATTTAAATCTTTCATTTTATGGGTAGCTATTTCCTTTATTTTAGCTAATGTAATTTTACCAGCTTTATCTTTACCTGGGGCTTTCGATCCACTTGCTAAACCAGCAGCTTTTTTTACTAATACAGAAGCTGGAGCAGTTTTTGTTATAAAGGTAAATGATTTATCTGCATACACAGTAATAACTACAGGTAGTGGTAAACCAGGTTCCATTGATTGTGTTTGTGCATTAAAGGCTTTACAAAATTCCATAATATTTAAACCACGTTGACCAAGAGCTGGTCCAATTGGTGGTGACGGATTTGCTTTACCCGCAGGTACTTGTAATTTAATATAGCCTAAAATTTTCTTTGCCATAATTATTAATCCTCGAATCTTAAAATTTTTTCGTGTATCTATTTAACTAAATTTTTGTTACTTGTCCATATTCAAGTTCAATTGGGGTCGCTCTGCCGAAAATTGATACAGATAATTTTAATCTAGCTTTAGCCTGATCAACTTCTTCTACTACACCAACAAATCCTTCAAATGGACCATCTATAATCTTAACCGATTGACCAATTTCGTAGCTATCTGTATGTTTTGGAGCTAATGCTGCTTGTTCTATTTGTTCAAATATTCTTTTTACTTCAGCATCTGGTATTGGTTGCGGTTTATTATTAGCACCTAAAAAGTTTGTAACTTTCGGAATATTTCTTACTAAATGCCAAGTTTCATCATTCATTACCATTTTCACTAATACGTATCCAGGAAAAATCTTCTTTTCTGCATTAACTTTTTTTCCCTTACGTATTTCTACAACACCTTCAGTTGGAACTACTACATCTTCAAAAGATTCCACTAAACCTTTCGAGTTTGCTTTTTCCATTATAGTTTGAGCAACTTTTTTTTCATGACCTGATAAACAATATAAAATATACCAGCGACTAT
This sequence is a window from Sphingobacteriia bacterium. Protein-coding genes within it:
- the rplJ gene encoding 50S ribosomal protein L10 yields the protein MRKNEKINLVASVNEEFKKNTMAVAFYYHGLTVADLTELRKRVGSSQGKMKVIKNRLTKLAIKETSFECMDPVLKGPTAIAYSNEPAFVKEIVNFAKDKESLKIVGGVLNGKLVDEASVKVIATLPSLDELRAKILGIIQTPASRVAGAINEVPSKVARVLKTYASKND
- the rplA gene encoding 50S ribosomal protein L1, with product MSKTNVIKPKKLPKNYAARLAMVESAKLYKLDEAVNIMMEMPKAKFDQTVEVSVNLGVDTRHSDQNVRGVAQLPHGTGKKIVVAVFAKGAKAEEAKAAGAEIVGAEDLVEQVVNGTVNFDRCIATPDMMGVLGKAAKVLGPRGLMPNPKTGTVTMDVANAVKNVKEGQVEFRAEKAGIVHAGVGKISFKKQQIMENVKAFVDAVIKAKPSGAKGTYLKSVYVATTMGPSLKLEISSVLD
- the rplK gene encoding 50S ribosomal protein L11 — encoded protein: MAKKILGYIKLQVPAGKANPSPPIGPALGQRGLNIMEFCKAFNAQTQSMEPGLPLPVVITVYADKSFTFITKTAPASVLVKKAAGLASGSKAPGKDKAGKITLAKIKEIATHKMKDLNANDIDAAMKIIMGTARSAGIEVVEE
- the nusG gene encoding transcription termination/antitermination protein NusG; the protein is MNSRWYILYCLSGHEKKVAQTIMEKANSKGLVESFEDVVVPTEGVVEIRKGKKVNAEKKIFPGYVLVKMVMNDETWHLVRNIPKVTNFLGANNKPQPIPDAEVKRIFEQIEQAALAPKHTDSYEIGQSVKIIDGPFEGFVGVVEEVDQAKARLKLSVSIFGRATPIELEYGQVTKI